In a single window of the Campylobacter fetus subsp. testudinum 03-427 genome:
- a CDS encoding hypothetical membrane protein (UPF0114 domain) (Pfam match to PF03350.12 UPF0114): MFEKFFEMMLWKSRYVTILPVIFGLIGSFVMFIVASYDIIKVIIYAWQYLILGDHSIDLHSDAVGLIIGAIDLYLMALVFFIFSFGIYELFISEIDSIKNSKQARVLEVHSLDQLKDKIGKVIVMVLVVNFFQRVLHAKFSAPLEMVYLAVSILALCLGLYFLHKSSSH; the protein is encoded by the coding sequence ATGTTTGAAAAATTTTTTGAAATGATGCTTTGGAAGTCGCGTTACGTGACTATTTTGCCTGTTATCTTTGGATTAATCGGTTCATTTGTTATGTTTATAGTGGCTAGTTATGATATTATAAAAGTTATAATTTATGCGTGGCAATACCTTATTTTAGGTGATCACAGCATAGATTTGCATAGTGACGCGGTCGGTCTTATTATAGGTGCGATTGATTTGTATTTGATGGCGCTAGTATTTTTTATATTTAGTTTTGGAATTTATGAACTTTTCATCAGCGAAATAGATAGTATAAAAAACTCAAAACAAGCCAGAGTTTTAGAAGTGCATAGTTTAGATCAGTTAAAAGATAAGATCGGTAAAGTTATAGTTATGGTTTTAGTCGTAAATTTTTTTCAAAGAGTGCTTCACGCTAAATTTTCAGCTCCGCTTGAGATGGTTTATCTAGCGGTTTCTATTTTGGCTTTATGTCTTGGGCTATATTTTTTACATAAAAGTTCAAGCCATTAA
- the asd gene encoding aspartate-semialdehyde dehydrogenase (Pfam matches to PF02774.14 Semialdhyde_dhC, and to PF01118.20 Semialdhyde_dh) has protein sequence MKKYSVAVVGATGAVGEEIFRVLEEVDFPVGNLLPLASSRSAGNIAEFRGKGYEIVQLTDSVFEENEIDIAFFSAGGSISAHFAPLAAASGAVVIDNTSHFRMDPDVPLVVPECNPEDINLWTNKGIIANPNCSTIQMVQVLKPLDDLFGIERVDVSTYQATSGAGKKGMEELILQMQKFFEFKLDECEPSAFKHQIALNVIPHIDVFLDNDYTKEEMKMVNETQKILHKNIEVSATCVRVPVLRSHSESITIKFKTDISVEKALNVLKNAPSIVIQDDPANNLYPMPILASDTNETYVGRIRKDNYRDDILHLWCVADQIRVGAATNAVRIAQKWCQIQELNH, from the coding sequence ATGAAAAAGTATAGCGTAGCAGTAGTCGGTGCGACTGGTGCTGTTGGAGAAGAAATATTTAGAGTGCTTGAAGAGGTTGATTTTCCTGTTGGGAATTTACTTCCTTTAGCTAGTAGCAGGAGTGCTGGAAATATCGCAGAATTCAGAGGCAAAGGCTATGAAATAGTTCAGCTTACTGACAGCGTTTTTGAAGAAAATGAGATTGATATAGCATTTTTTAGTGCAGGAGGAAGTATATCTGCTCATTTTGCGCCTTTAGCAGCTGCAAGCGGCGCTGTTGTTATAGATAATACAAGCCATTTTAGAATGGATCCAGACGTGCCTTTAGTAGTCCCAGAATGCAACCCAGAAGATATAAATTTATGGACAAACAAAGGCATAATAGCAAATCCAAACTGCTCTACTATACAAATGGTACAAGTTTTAAAACCTCTTGATGATCTATTTGGCATAGAAAGAGTCGATGTAAGTACATATCAAGCTACAAGCGGAGCTGGAAAAAAAGGTATGGAAGAGCTGATTCTTCAAATGCAGAAGTTTTTTGAATTTAAGCTAGATGAGTGCGAACCAAGTGCATTTAAACATCAAATAGCATTAAACGTTATACCGCATATTGATGTATTTTTGGACAATGACTATACAAAAGAAGAGATGAAAATGGTCAATGAAACACAAAAGATATTGCATAAAAATATAGAAGTAAGCGCAACTTGTGTTCGTGTCCCAGTACTTAGAAGTCATAGCGAGAGCATAACTATCAAATTTAAAACAGATATCAGCGTAGAAAAAGCCTTAAATGTTCTAAAAAATGCTCCTAGCATAGTAATTCAAGATGATCCAGCAAATAATCTTTATCCAATGCCGATCCTAGCTAGTGATACAAATGAAACATATGTAGGTAGGATCAGAAAAGATAACTATAGAGATGATATACTTCATCTTTGGTGTGTTGCTGATCAGATACGTGTCGGCGCAGCTACAAACGCAGTGAGAATAGCTCAAAAATGGTGTCAAATACAAGAATTAAACCATTAG
- the flgR gene encoding sigma54-dependent response regulator (Pfam matches to PF00158.22 Sigma54_activat, and to PF00072.20 Response_reg), producing MNVVIVEDDINMRKSLEIALGDYDEFNIKSYKSATEALKKLEDNTDIIVTDINMPGLDGLEFIKELGGKFDVIIMTGNATLSRAIQSVRLGVKDFLTKPFDVETLVTAIKRTKTLSSKQLIKQTSSNIQDGSFLSTSPNLQRALNIAKRAAITDVSVMIMGESGVGKELFSKFIHENSKRKNEPFMAINMAAIPENLLESELYGYEKGAFTDATATKKGLFELANGGTLFLDEIGEMPLNLQPKLLRAIQEREIVRVGASKPIKIDVRIISATNANLEKKVKEGEFREDLFYRLNTVPLFVPPLRERKDEILGIANTVLQRVCDGYELGKKSFSDEAMSELLSYDYPGNIRELISIVERAAILSEQTNISKDDLFIYAKK from the coding sequence ATGAATGTTGTAATTGTCGAAGATGATATAAATATGAGAAAATCCTTGGAAATCGCACTTGGCGACTATGACGAGTTCAATATAAAAAGTTATAAAAGCGCGACTGAAGCACTGAAAAAACTTGAAGATAATACCGATATCATAGTAACTGATATCAATATGCCAGGACTTGATGGGCTTGAGTTCATAAAAGAGCTTGGTGGTAAATTCGATGTCATTATAATGACTGGAAACGCGACTTTAAGTAGAGCTATACAGAGCGTTAGGCTAGGAGTCAAGGATTTTCTTACAAAGCCTTTTGATGTAGAAACTTTAGTAACTGCTATAAAAAGAACAAAAACATTAAGCTCAAAACAGCTCATAAAACAAACTTCTTCTAACATTCAAGATGGTAGTTTTTTATCAACGTCTCCAAATTTACAAAGAGCATTAAATATAGCCAAAAGAGCGGCAATAACAGATGTAAGCGTTATGATAATGGGAGAAAGCGGCGTTGGCAAAGAGCTATTTTCTAAATTTATTCATGAAAACTCAAAACGAAAAAACGAACCTTTTATGGCTATAAATATGGCAGCCATCCCTGAAAATCTTCTTGAAAGTGAGCTGTACGGTTATGAAAAAGGCGCATTTACCGACGCAACCGCTACTAAAAAAGGACTATTTGAGTTAGCAAATGGAGGAACACTTTTTTTAGATGAAATCGGTGAAATGCCGCTAAATTTGCAGCCAAAACTATTAAGAGCTATCCAAGAGCGTGAAATCGTGCGAGTAGGAGCTAGTAAGCCTATTAAAATCGACGTTCGAATCATATCTGCGACAAATGCAAATTTAGAAAAAAAAGTAAAAGAAGGCGAGTTTAGAGAGGATCTTTTTTATAGGTTAAACACAGTTCCGCTTTTTGTGCCTCCACTTCGTGAAAGAAAAGATGAAATTTTAGGTATAGCAAACACTGTTTTGCAAAGAGTTTGCGACGGTTATGAATTAGGTAAAAAGTCATTTAGCGATGAAGCTATGAGTGAGCTTTTGAGTTATGATTATCCAGGAAATATAAGAGAGCTTATCAGTATAGTTGAAAGAGCTGCTATACTAAGCGAACAAACAAATATATCAAAAGACGATCTATTTATATACGCAAAAAAATAA
- the flgQ gene encoding flagellar-associated protein FlgQ produces MARAFCLLVISTLLFGGEEFIFWAKYSSSNSLIKYQNISISKAMVLSKEKGSKICDIQSSKFKNETTLDYLKRHQEQLFECFIDQKVLLKDNSKFKGNTANLKTSVTLVPVRFIVEFKPLGATISKINR; encoded by the coding sequence GTGGCAAGAGCTTTTTGCTTACTAGTTATTTCTACACTTTTGTTTGGTGGTGAGGAGTTCATCTTTTGGGCTAAATACTCATCATCAAACAGCCTTATAAAATACCAAAATATATCCATTTCAAAAGCTATGGTTCTTAGTAAAGAAAAAGGTAGCAAAATATGCGATATACAATCTTCTAAATTTAAAAATGAAACTACTTTAGATTATCTCAAACGTCATCAAGAGCAGCTTTTTGAATGTTTTATAGATCAAAAAGTTTTGTTAAAAGATAACTCCAAATTTAAAGGAAATACAGCAAATTTAAAAACTAGCGTAACGCTTGTGCCGGTGCGATTTATAGTGGAATTTAAGCCTCTTGGTGCTACAATAAGCAAAATAAATAGGTGA
- the flgP gene encoding LPP20 family lipoprotein (Pfam match to PF02169.12 LPP20), whose amino-acid sequence MKSLIFALLVAGVFVGCAAFTPEPKTQDVVVQKVDKDDLREIIKNDKMLAGMEINPEAIFSAVGEGIPPIDTVSPAQARALAKRSAIADAYRQLASKLYGVKINAKDTVKDAMLRDSVIETRVTGLIKNAAIINQDFKDGLFRVEMELKIDKDKWQELFAY is encoded by the coding sequence ATGAAATCATTAATTTTTGCATTATTAGTAGCTGGTGTTTTCGTAGGTTGCGCCGCATTTACTCCAGAGCCTAAAACACAAGATGTTGTGGTTCAAAAAGTAGATAAAGACGACCTAAGAGAAATAATCAAAAACGATAAAATGTTAGCTGGTATGGAGATAAATCCAGAGGCTATTTTTTCAGCAGTCGGCGAGGGAATTCCTCCTATAGATACAGTTAGTCCAGCTCAAGCTAGAGCTCTTGCTAAACGCTCAGCAATAGCAGATGCTTATAGACAGCTTGCAAGTAAGCTTTATGGAGTTAAGATAAACGCTAAAGATACTGTAAAAGATGCTATGCTAAGAGACTCTGTTATAGAAACAAGAGTGACTGGTCTTATCAAAAATGCTGCTATTATAAATCAAGATTTCAAAGACGGACTTTTCCGTGTTGAGATGGAACTTAAGATAGATAAAGACAAGTGGCAAGAGCTTTTTGCTTACTAG
- the gyrA gene encoding DNA gyrase, subunit A (Pfam matches to PF00521.16 DNA_topoisoIV, and to PF03989.9 DNA_gyraseA_C, and to PF03989.9 DNA_gyraseA_C, and to PF03989.9 DNA_gyraseA_C, and to PF03989.9 DNA_gyraseA_C, and to PF03989.9 DNA_gyraseA_C, and to PF03989.9 DNA_gyraseA_C), whose product MEENIFSSNQDIDAIDVEDSIKASYLDYSMSVIIGRALPDARDGLKPVHRRILYAMNDLGVGSRSPYKKSARIVGDVIGKYHPHGDTAVYDALVRMAQNFSMRVPAVDGQGNFGSVDGDGAAAMRYTEARMTVLAEELLRDLDKDTVDFIPNYDDSLSEPDVLPARVPNLLLNGSSGIAVGMATNIPPHSLDELVDGLLVLLDDKEVSLEDIMTHIKGPDFPTGGIIFGKKGIIEAYKTGRGRIKLRAKTHIEKKPNKDVIVVDELPYQVNKAKLHADIADLVKEKLIEGISEVRDESDRDGIRLVIELKRDAMSEIVLNNLFKSTQMEVTFGVIMLAINNKEPKVFSLLELLKLFLNHRKTVIIRRTIFELQKARARAHILEGLKIALDNIDAVINLIKTSADTNSARDGLMAKFGLSELQSNAILDMRLSKLTGLEREKLEAELKEILELIEKLDAILKSETLIENIIRDELLEIKSKFKCPRITEIVDDYDDIDVEDLIPNENMVVTITHRGYIKRVPSKSYEKQKRGGKGKVAVTTYDDDFIESFFTCMSHDTLMFVTDRGQLYWLKVYKIPEGSRTAKGKAVVNLISLQADEKIKAIIPTTDFDESKSLAFFTKNGIVKRTNLSEFKNIRSIGVKAINLDDNDELVTVVIATSEPDESYDGSLEDDENVSNLQTISEDNSETSLESGKMLFAVTKKGMCIKFALNKVRQIGRVSRGVTAIRFKENLDEVVGAVVIENDSQEILSVSQKGIGKRTTADEYRLQSRGGKGVICMKLTPKTKDLVGVVMVDEEMDLMALTSSGKMIRVDMQSIRKAGRNTSGVIVVNVEGDEVVSIARCPKEESDDDDIVADDTVEQDVE is encoded by the coding sequence ATGGAAGAAAATATTTTCAGTTCAAATCAAGATATAGACGCTATAGACGTTGAAGATTCTATAAAAGCAAGTTACCTAGACTACTCTATGAGCGTCATAATAGGTCGTGCTTTGCCTGATGCAAGAGATGGTTTAAAGCCAGTGCATCGCCGCATACTTTATGCTATGAACGATCTTGGCGTGGGAAGCCGCAGCCCGTACAAAAAGTCTGCTCGTATCGTTGGAGATGTCATCGGTAAGTATCATCCGCACGGCGATACTGCTGTTTATGACGCGCTAGTTAGAATGGCTCAGAACTTTTCTATGAGAGTTCCTGCAGTAGATGGTCAAGGAAACTTTGGTTCAGTTGATGGAGACGGCGCTGCTGCTATGCGTTATACTGAGGCTAGAATGACTGTTTTGGCTGAAGAGCTTTTAAGAGATTTAGATAAAGATACGGTTGATTTTATCCCAAACTATGACGATAGTTTAAGCGAACCAGACGTCTTGCCCGCACGCGTACCGAATTTGCTATTAAATGGATCAAGCGGTATCGCAGTTGGTATGGCGACAAATATCCCTCCGCATAGCCTTGATGAATTAGTAGATGGGTTGCTCGTTCTTTTAGATGATAAAGAAGTCAGTTTAGAAGATATCATGACTCATATAAAGGGTCCTGATTTCCCAACCGGCGGTATAATTTTTGGAAAAAAAGGTATTATAGAAGCTTATAAAACAGGTCGAGGGCGTATAAAACTAAGAGCCAAAACCCATATAGAAAAAAAACCAAATAAAGATGTTATCGTAGTCGATGAGCTTCCATATCAAGTAAATAAAGCAAAGCTTCATGCAGATATAGCTGATCTTGTCAAAGAAAAACTAATCGAAGGTATAAGTGAAGTAAGAGATGAGAGTGATAGAGACGGAATTCGTCTAGTTATAGAGTTAAAACGTGACGCGATGAGCGAGATCGTGCTAAATAATCTCTTTAAATCTACTCAAATGGAAGTTACTTTTGGCGTTATAATGCTTGCTATAAATAACAAAGAGCCAAAAGTATTTTCTCTTTTAGAGCTTTTAAAGCTGTTTTTAAATCATAGAAAAACAGTCATCATCAGGCGTACTATTTTTGAACTTCAAAAGGCACGTGCAAGAGCTCATATTTTAGAAGGTTTAAAAATCGCGCTTGATAACATAGACGCAGTTATCAATCTGATAAAAACCAGCGCAGATACAAACTCTGCAAGAGACGGGTTAATGGCTAAATTTGGTCTTTCTGAGCTTCAAAGTAATGCTATACTTGATATGAGACTTAGCAAATTAACAGGACTCGAAAGAGAAAAATTAGAAGCTGAACTGAAAGAAATTTTAGAGCTTATAGAAAAATTAGACGCGATACTAAAAAGTGAAACTTTGATAGAAAATATCATAAGAGACGAACTTTTAGAGATCAAATCTAAATTTAAATGTCCGCGCATCACCGAGATAGTCGATGATTATGATGATATAGACGTAGAAGACTTGATACCAAATGAAAATATGGTAGTTACTATAACTCACCGTGGATACATAAAACGCGTTCCTAGTAAGAGTTATGAAAAGCAAAAACGAGGCGGTAAAGGCAAGGTCGCGGTGACTACTTATGATGATGATTTTATAGAGAGTTTCTTTACTTGTATGAGTCACGATACGCTTATGTTTGTAACAGATCGCGGTCAGCTTTACTGGCTCAAAGTTTATAAAATTCCAGAAGGTAGCCGAACCGCAAAAGGAAAAGCAGTTGTAAATCTTATATCGCTTCAAGCAGATGAGAAGATAAAAGCTATCATTCCTACAACGGATTTTGATGAGAGCAAATCTTTAGCTTTCTTTACTAAAAACGGTATAGTAAAACGTACGAATTTAAGTGAGTTCAAAAACATACGCTCAATCGGCGTAAAAGCTATAAATTTAGATGATAATGATGAGCTTGTAACCGTTGTGATCGCTACTAGCGAACCTGATGAGAGCTATGATGGTAGTCTTGAAGATGATGAGAACGTTTCAAATTTACAAACTATAAGCGAAGATAACTCCGAAACTAGTCTTGAGAGTGGTAAAATGCTATTTGCTGTTACTAAAAAAGGTATGTGTATCAAATTTGCTTTAAATAAAGTAAGACAGATAGGAAGAGTTAGCCGTGGCGTAACTGCTATAAGATTTAAAGAGAATTTAGATGAAGTTGTTGGAGCAGTCGTTATAGAAAATGACTCTCAAGAAATTTTAAGTGTGAGTCAAAAAGGTATAGGAAAACGTACAACAGCTGATGAATACCGCTTGCAAAGTCGTGGAGGTAAGGGTGTCATTTGTATGAAACTAACTCCAAAAACAAAAGATCTTGTAGGTGTTGTAATGGTAGATGAAGAGATGGATCTTATGGCGCTAACATCAAGCGGTAAGATGATAAGAGTAGATATGCAAAGTATCAGAAAAGCAGGGCGCAATACAAGCGGCGTTATAGTCGTAAATGTAGAAGGCGATGAGGTCGTAAGTATAGCAAGATGCCCTAAAGAAGAGAGCGATGATGACGATATTGTTGCAGATGATACTGTAGAACAAGATGTGGAATAA
- a CDS encoding aminoglycoside N3'-acetyltransferase (Pfam match to PF02522.10 Antibiotic_NAT): MKAILEANGKLVKKSDFLDALEQIGIKSGDTVCVHTELFTLGKPLLPKDEFLRVLLECFYEIIGKNGTLIMPTFTYSFCKNQIYDKLNSRSTMGVLTEFFRHQNGVVRTNDPIFSFAINGDNKDAFLSDTKSCFGKNSVYDVLRKMEGKIVLLGTQKLGYTFTHYIEEQAEVSYRYFKEFSGKIVDENGKISSKSILYFVRDVEKRSILAVEKQVSILKSAYNFHIESIGGSTITLIEADRYFKDTMIALKKDEQILLKM; the protein is encoded by the coding sequence ATGAAAGCTATCTTAGAAGCAAATGGAAAGCTTGTTAAAAAAAGCGATTTTTTAGATGCTTTAGAGCAAATCGGTATAAAAAGCGGCGACACTGTTTGCGTTCATACCGAGCTTTTTACTCTTGGAAAACCACTTTTACCAAAAGATGAGTTTTTGAGAGTTTTGTTGGAGTGTTTTTATGAAATTATAGGTAAAAATGGAACGCTTATTATGCCTACATTTACATATAGTTTTTGTAAAAATCAAATTTATGATAAGCTAAACTCAAGAAGCACTATGGGCGTTTTGACTGAGTTTTTCAGACATCAAAATGGTGTTGTTCGTACGAATGATCCGATTTTTTCTTTTGCAATTAATGGAGATAATAAAGACGCTTTTTTAAGCGATACGAAAAGTTGTTTTGGTAAAAACTCAGTCTATGACGTGCTTAGAAAGATGGAAGGCAAAATAGTTCTTTTGGGCACTCAAAAACTTGGCTATACATTTACTCATTACATCGAAGAGCAAGCAGAAGTAAGCTATAGATATTTTAAGGAGTTTAGCGGAAAAATAGTGGATGAAAACGGCAAAATATCTAGTAAGAGTATATTATATTTTGTGAGAGATGTTGAAAAAAGAAGCATTTTAGCCGTAGAAAAACAAGTATCAATACTTAAATCGGCATATAACTTTCATATCGAGTCTATCGGAGGTTCAACTATAACTTTGATAGAAGCAGATAGGTATTTTAAAGATACAATGATCGCATTAAAAAAAGACGAACAAATACTACTAAAAATGTAG
- the acpP2 gene encoding acyl carrier protein (Pfam match to PF00550.21 PP-binding), translated as MNEIKELFNQIGRDDVNESMSELLSSGIIDSMDIMALVAAIEKTYKKPLRAEFITNESFESFASLKDMIDKAMR; from the coding sequence ATGAATGAGATCAAAGAACTTTTTAACCAAATAGGTAGAGATGATGTAAATGAGAGTATGAGTGAGCTTTTAAGCAGCGGAATTATCGACAGTATGGATATAATGGCTCTTGTTGCGGCGATAGAAAAAACGTATAAAAAACCATTACGTGCAGAGTTCATAACAAATGAGAGTTTTGAGAGCTTTGCTAGTTTAAAAGATATGATAGATAAAGCTATGAGATGA
- a CDS encoding acetyltransferase (Pfam match to PF13508.2 Acetyltransf_7), with protein MNLYNEFLNLYNNGFKFSNNTLSIDNIKNKLEQNQICLKQNADNFFLTQNGFITYFINDITSFDMQGTYIKLIRKTPICELENRFLSINKFSIFDKYIGMSLKNSGFSFQSLGEVQKALLDDMDEIYSFFINYFDKEYLFISKTELKNRIQEGQVLIIKQDKKIVGALVYFLNLNSAHLDFMAVSKEFRRSGMGCKLMSCFLGLNAWHFKLFVRDTNIKAIEFYKKFGFEFNAIQILFYKRKNEI; from the coding sequence ATGAACTTATATAACGAGTTTTTAAATTTATATAATAATGGATTTAAGTTTAGCAATAATACACTTAGCATAGATAATATCAAAAATAAATTAGAGCAAAATCAAATTTGTTTAAAGCAGAATGCAGATAACTTTTTTCTAACTCAAAACGGTTTTATCACGTATTTTATAAATGATATAACAAGCTTTGATATGCAAGGAACTTATATAAAACTCATACGTAAAACGCCTATTTGTGAGCTTGAAAACAGGTTTTTGAGTATTAATAAATTTAGTATTTTTGATAAATATATCGGTATGAGTTTAAAAAATAGCGGTTTTAGTTTTCAAAGTTTGGGTGAGGTTCAAAAAGCTTTGCTTGATGATATGGATGAGATTTACAGTTTTTTTATAAATTATTTTGATAAAGAGTATCTTTTTATAAGCAAAACTGAACTTAAAAATAGAATACAAGAAGGTCAAGTACTCATCATAAAACAAGATAAGAAAATAGTAGGCGCTTTGGTATATTTTTTAAATTTAAACTCGGCTCATTTGGATTTTATGGCAGTTAGCAAGGAGTTTAGGCGAAGTGGAATGGGGTGTAAGTTGATGAGTTGTTTTTTGGGATTAAACGCTTGGCACTTTAAGCTATTTGTAAGAGATACGAATATAAAAGCCATAGAATTTTATAAAAAATTCGGGTTTGAGTTTAACGCTATACAAATTTTATTTTATAAGAGGAAAAATGAGATTTAA
- a CDS encoding AMP-forming adenylation domain superfamily protein, putative D-alanine:D-alanyl carrier protein ligase (Pfam matches to PF00501.24 AMP-binding, and to PF13193.2 AMP-binding_C), with protein MIRSICDFLDISVAKNPFKKAFVFGDESITYAEFDEITDRLASEILRLNLKNEAVLIILPKCILTLVSFFAVAKSGNFYTLLDTQTPYERIEQVVKILKPKVIIAQKDFKFDFVNVQKIFCEDFSEFDVDKSALKEARNAHIDTNLLYVFFTSGSTGAPKGVSISHKSVIDYTFWVCETFKLSSSEVMANQAPFYFDNSILDIFSSVKSGATLHILPTSIFAFPNKVLDYLEKHGVSLIFWVPSVLTYFANVNSLANFKLESLKKVLFCGEIMPNKQLNIWRKALPHALFANLYGPTEITDVCAFYICDRNFSDDEPLPIGKACQNTELLVFDDELNLIKEPFVRGELYVRGTSLSLGYFGDKNRTKEAFIQNPLHDNYQDILYKTGDIVAFNDLGELICYGRKDNQIKLMGHRIELGEIETVANSHMSVLNSICIFKNSEIICFYEAKKEINLKSYLLEKLPNYMVPKRFILVDKFALNQNGKIDRKALDELI; from the coding sequence ATGATAAGAAGCATTTGTGACTTTTTAGATATTTCAGTTGCAAAAAATCCATTTAAAAAAGCATTTGTGTTTGGTGATGAGAGTATAACTTATGCTGAATTTGATGAGATTACAGATAGATTAGCCAGTGAAATTTTAAGGCTAAATTTAAAAAATGAAGCAGTTTTAATCATTTTACCAAAGTGCATTTTGACTTTAGTTTCATTTTTTGCAGTGGCAAAAAGCGGGAATTTCTATACTTTGCTAGATACTCAAACTCCATATGAGCGCATAGAACAAGTTGTTAAAATTCTAAAACCAAAGGTTATAATAGCGCAAAAGGATTTTAAATTTGATTTTGTGAATGTGCAAAAGATATTTTGTGAGGATTTTAGTGAATTTGATGTGGATAAAAGTGCGCTAAAAGAGGCTAGAAATGCTCATATAGATACAAATTTACTCTATGTATTTTTCACTAGTGGAAGCACAGGTGCGCCAAAAGGTGTAAGTATAAGCCATAAAAGCGTGATCGATTATACTTTTTGGGTTTGTGAGACTTTTAAACTTAGCTCAAGCGAAGTTATGGCAAATCAAGCACCGTTTTACTTTGATAACTCTATTTTGGATATTTTTTCCTCTGTTAAAAGTGGTGCTACTTTGCATATCTTGCCGACTTCTATTTTTGCTTTTCCAAATAAAGTGTTAGATTATTTAGAAAAGCACGGTGTTAGTTTGATTTTTTGGGTGCCTTCAGTGCTTACGTATTTTGCAAATGTAAATTCACTTGCTAATTTCAAGCTTGAGAGTCTCAAAAAAGTACTGTTTTGCGGAGAGATAATGCCAAACAAACAGCTAAATATCTGGCGAAAAGCTCTTCCTCACGCTCTTTTTGCAAATCTTTATGGACCTACTGAGATAACTGATGTTTGCGCTTTTTATATTTGTGATAGAAATTTTAGCGATGATGAACCTCTACCTATAGGAAAGGCTTGTCAAAATACCGAACTTTTGGTTTTTGATGATGAACTAAATTTGATAAAAGAGCCGTTTGTTAGGGGCGAACTTTATGTTAGAGGCACGAGCCTTAGTTTAGGATATTTTGGTGATAAAAACAGAACGAAAGAAGCTTTTATCCAAAATCCACTGCATGATAATTATCAAGATATCCTTTATAAAACAGGCGATATAGTGGCTTTTAACGATCTTGGAGAACTGATTTGCTATGGTAGAAAAGATAATCAGATAAAACTTATGGGACATAGGATAGAGCTTGGCGAGATCGAAACGGTGGCGAACTCTCACATGAGTGTTTTAAACTCCATTTGTATATTTAAAAATAGCGAAATAATATGCTTTTATGAGGCGAAAAAGGAGATAAATTTAAAAAGTTATCTTTTAGAGAAACTACCTAATTATATGGTGCCAAAAAGGTTCATTTTAGTGGATAAATTTGCGCTAAATCAAAATGGTAAAATAGATAGAAAGGCGCTTGATGAACTTATATAA